A genomic region of Alicyclobacillus sp. SO9 contains the following coding sequences:
- a CDS encoding ABC transporter ATP-binding protein, producing the protein MSQQQEMKESPKPRAAVGFRSLTRLLPFARPYTWHFIAVLVLVAIFNISNVLQPYLVKVAIDSDISTKHPNLHGVILISLLYIGVVLAGVLANYGQIMLLQYAGQNVIRSIRMHLFEHIERQAMKFFDRNAIGSLVTNISSDTETVSQFFTNFFLSMIRDGMSIVMIIVAMFELNVPIAAESMVILPIIFLISLFFRRRLRKAYQTTRTRLSNIVSFLAENLAGMRITQIFHQEARQRKKYQALNRAHFDANIHEYGLSVMFNRTFELFGNISVAAIAWIGGLSVLHHAILFGTLYAFISYIRQFFQPINAITQQWNTLQSSMVAAERLGGVLSVQPEVVDPENPMVKTDDEIAGTVSFHNVSFGYSSDRLVLKDIDFTVNRGEFIGFVGATGAGKSSIMSLLIRFYDVTSGVILLDGTDIRQFRQADLHRYIGLVQQDVYLFTGTVVDNIRLFRSDITEEAVIHAAKTVGAHDIIQRLPQGYRTQLYAKGANLSMGERQLISFARVVALNPKVLILDEATANLDSQTEELVQKGLQAVSKDRTTLVIAHRLSTIRHADRILVLDKGRVVEQGTHHELLAKQGLYRDLHEKSGIEDNSRQTDNNMGNELYQPSF; encoded by the coding sequence ATGAGTCAACAACAGGAGATGAAGGAAAGTCCCAAGCCTCGTGCGGCAGTAGGTTTTCGCAGCCTGACCCGCTTACTTCCCTTTGCCCGGCCTTATACATGGCATTTTATCGCAGTGTTGGTCCTTGTTGCGATTTTTAACATCAGCAATGTCTTACAGCCTTATTTGGTCAAGGTGGCAATTGACAGTGACATTTCTACAAAACACCCGAATCTTCACGGGGTCATTCTGATTAGTCTACTTTACATTGGCGTTGTCCTTGCCGGTGTGCTGGCCAATTACGGGCAAATCATGCTCTTGCAGTATGCCGGACAAAATGTGATTCGCTCCATTCGCATGCACCTGTTTGAACACATCGAGCGACAGGCTATGAAATTCTTCGACAGAAACGCTATAGGAAGTCTGGTTACAAATATATCAAGCGACACAGAAACAGTCAGTCAATTTTTTACGAATTTCTTTTTGAGTATGATTCGCGACGGCATGTCGATTGTGATGATTATTGTTGCCATGTTTGAATTGAATGTTCCAATTGCAGCAGAATCTATGGTGATTCTTCCCATCATCTTTTTGATTTCTCTGTTCTTTCGACGGAGGCTTCGAAAAGCCTACCAGACCACAAGAACACGGCTTTCCAACATTGTATCGTTTCTTGCGGAAAACTTGGCCGGCATGCGCATCACCCAGATTTTTCACCAAGAAGCGCGGCAAAGGAAAAAGTATCAGGCTTTAAACCGTGCTCACTTTGACGCCAATATTCATGAATACGGGTTGTCAGTGATGTTTAACCGGACATTTGAACTGTTCGGGAACATCAGTGTCGCAGCGATTGCGTGGATTGGCGGCCTGTCCGTGTTGCACCACGCGATTTTATTCGGAACTCTCTATGCATTCATCAGCTATATTCGGCAATTTTTCCAACCGATTAACGCCATTACGCAGCAGTGGAATACACTTCAGTCATCGATGGTAGCAGCGGAGCGTTTGGGAGGAGTCTTGTCTGTTCAACCTGAAGTTGTAGATCCAGAAAATCCAATGGTTAAAACGGACGACGAGATTGCAGGTACTGTGTCCTTTCATAACGTAAGTTTCGGATATTCGTCGGACAGACTTGTGCTAAAGGATATCGATTTTACCGTCAATCGAGGAGAGTTCATCGGATTTGTTGGGGCTACGGGTGCAGGGAAGAGCTCTATTATGAGTCTGCTCATTCGCTTTTACGATGTGACTTCCGGTGTGATTCTGCTCGACGGGACCGACATCCGGCAGTTTCGGCAGGCCGACCTGCATCGTTACATTGGGCTCGTGCAGCAAGATGTGTATCTCTTTACAGGAACTGTAGTCGATAACATCCGATTATTCCGAAGTGATATCACGGAAGAAGCGGTGATTCATGCGGCAAAGACTGTCGGGGCGCACGATATCATTCAAAGGTTGCCGCAAGGCTATCGAACGCAACTGTACGCGAAAGGTGCCAACCTGTCTATGGGTGAACGACAGCTCATTTCGTTCGCCAGGGTGGTGGCGCTAAATCCCAAGGTTCTAATCCTTGATGAAGCGACTGCAAATTTGGATAGTCAAACGGAGGAACTCGTTCAAAAAGGACTGCAGGCTGTTTCCAAGGACAGAACGACGCTTGTTATTGCACACAGACTGTCTACCATTCGTCATGCTGATAGAATCTTGGTTCTTGACAAGGGTAGAGTTGTTGAGCAAGGAACGCACCATGAGCTGTTGGCTAAGCAGGGACTGTACAGGGACCTGCATGAGAAATCCGGTATTGAGGATAATTCTCGCCAAACCGATAATAATATGGGAAATGAGTTGTACCAGCCATCCTTTTAA